AACAGCTAAAGGCTTTCAGTTGGGCAGCCATGCTAGAGACACACCTACCCCAGACATCCATGTGCAAAATTGATCACACCTACTATGCCCCCTTACATTGtatttgtactaaatcatgttaATTGTGTTATTAAATTGTGTATGGTAGCTTCTCCGGTAAGGCAAGCTGGAATCAGTAAgactttagagcagggctttcaaacctgcagattgtagctaTATTTGAACTGCAAAGTGACCGTTGGAAAGTGACAGTTAAATGATTGTCCACTGCAGCTTTAGATGAGAGGTAGGTGCAGGACAGATTTACTAGGGGTAAATAAGAGAGGAAATTATattgcatttgtactaaatcatattttaatcccattttaagtatatatagcaactttttcagtaagacaagCTGGAATCAGTAAGACTTTAGAGCAGGACTTTCaaacctgcagattgtagctaTATTTGAACTGCAAAGTGACCGTTGGAAAGTGACAGTTAAATGATTGTCCACTGCAGCTTTAGATGAGAGGTAGGTgcaggacagatttactaagggtaaaTAAGAGAGGAAATGATattgcatttgtactaaatcatattttaattgcatttaaagcaagtatagtaactttttcagtaagacaaaCTGGAATGAGTAAcactttagagcagggctttcAAACTTGCGGATTGTAGCTGTATTTGAACTACAAAGTGACCGTTGGAAAGTGACAGTTAAATGATTGTCCACTGCAGCTTTAGATGAGAGGTAGGTGCAAGACAGATTTACTAGGGGTAAATAAGAGAGGAAATTAcattgcatttgtactaaatcatATTTTAATCCCATTTTAAGTGTATAtagtaactttttcagtaaggcaagctggaatcagtaagactttagagcagggctttcAAACTTGCGGCTATAGTTAGCTTCAGAGAGTTGATAGATTAGTTAACGGAGTCAAATcgtaacaaacaaaaaaacatagctTCCCGTATATGAACAGATAGGTTGCCCGTGAAAGTTGAGTTGGTACAACATGGCAATTGGGATTCTAGCATACCTGTATTCGGTTTCAGttttctgtttgccctatgcaTGTTAGAGAAGATCAGGTATTATCACAATGACAAAGTGGTTTGATTAAAGCCATAAGGGAAAGTGTATTTAATCCAGGGGTCCCATACTACATGAAATCGTTTTTGTTTATTGTGTAGTATTAGTTAGTTTCTCCATTATAAAGGTTGCgtttatttttgctttcaatTCTCCCAAAATGTAAGGTAGTGGATAGCCGTGATTTTGCTATAATTTGCTTTGCTGCTGTAAAGATGTGTTATCAGCATATGTGCGGGTACtggtatatcttttattttacagttgaGTAACAACCTTCAATACCTTTTAGCTGCCAAAGGCTGAGAAGTTGTTCTTCAACAAGTGCATTGTGTACTAATTAAATACCAAATGGAACAATCCTTCCGTTTTTGTAATATtaactatttgaatttcgaatggagGAGACCTCAGACTTTCAACTAATTCTTAGCAGCAAAAGTAtggcaaaaattttaaatttccaGTTAGAACTTGCACACTAAAAGAATCAAAGAGGGTggtactaaaataaatatttttatataacaaaaaatcACATATATATTAGGCAAAATAATGTATCTTAGACATAGCACCAGACAGTTTTTAGTTGCATACTCCCTCAACTACTACAAAAATAGCACACGGAAGCAAATATATTGGCCAAAAAATGACAATTACCCAACAAGTGTCCAAGCTGGGGAGAGAGGAGAATAACTTACCAAATGCCAGACTGCATAGTTCCTTATCTGaagaagtacatggcatgtagaGACCCAAAATAAACCTCCAATATACTAATTTCACGgcttacgtttaaaaaaaaaagcacagggaCCCTTGAAAACCAAATACTGATTTTTGAAACTACACATTCTGCTGAAACTTAGGGTGAAtatttctttctactccaaactatgaAGCATTGCTTTTCTAAAGAAAATTACCAGTTAAAATTGCTGCAAGTCACTAAACTGCACTAAATATGAACAGAGGTCTACTAAAAAGTTTAATACCCAATATTCATAGATATATCAAAGTAGGTGGTATGTGTAGGACATATTCTGCTGTATCCAACATGGCtaagtactagtgatgggtgaatttattctgcAGGCGAAAATTTgggtgtttcgccgccagcgaataaatttgcaaaattgcagtgaaaattcgccagacacaGCCGTCAATTTGGACGCTGGCGACAAACGAAaaaatcccaaggcacacagggtcaatgcaagcaagctgccttgcgtgtttattgcgaagtacaaagtttcggggtcacgcccctttctcactTTTTTGCCATTCATTCTTTCAGAATAATGTCAATTGAGGTTTCCCATGTTTCAAAAAACTTGCAAACTGTTTTGTTCTTATttagggaggcccatttatcaaagtccaaatttatctcaatattttctgaaaactactctggccaaatccgcacaggtttttttctccttatatatcaatatactttcccgaaaattttctttgcgggataaaacctgaaaaaaccttttaaaaaaatccgatttttacccgaaaacaacaaaatctttggattattgcacaaaacccagcacagatcaagatacagtgggggttatttatcaacactggtcaaatttgaaaaaaatgctgctttcattgttctacttgcagctggctttaaaaagctattcgctgattggttgctaacggtcactgcccatgggcaaatttgcccagtgttgataaatgagcctcagtatctttgggacttctcccattgacttatatgcaacctcggcagatctgagataccaggattttcagacttttttccattctcggggtataatgtatattttttgtatatttttatttaatatacaaaatacaataaatacctAAAATTTTGTgggctttttttccccacttaaaattcaggagtttaataaataaccccctaaatgattgGTGGGGTATCCCGGACCCATACCTggaatatggatttttttttactacagtgaGTATTAATAACAGCATTTGGTCCCCTTGGTCAGTCTGACATGGGCACAATTGATCAAGTGCTGGACCACATAGTCCTATGCATTAAATTAGTCCTCATCTTTCCACATTTTGGTCAATGGTCATGTGAAATCTGGGTTATTTAGCAAGTGTAGATAGTGTTGCAGCTATTCAGGTTATTTAGTTTTCTCAATAGCGTCTATGTTTGCCACATTGTGTACAGTAGTGGATTATATATTATCTCACTGGAAGTTGCTGTCTGTGCAAACGTAGTGAATAACAAAGGCCTAAGTGtgggttgaatttttttcttttaggtgtCTCAGTCCAGCTgctatattatattgtttaatgTTGGGGAAATGAACCTCCCTCTTTTAAGGTTCCACTGTTGCATTTTTATAGGCTAATTCTTGGTTTCATCTTGTTCCAGATGAACtcactaaaaatttgatttaGTTTTCCAATGTCAATTCAGGCaggttttgtattttgtataatattttgGGGAAATTCACCATTATTAATTGATTGGCTCTGCCCATACAAGAAAGGTGATGTACTTGTCATTGTTTGGTTTCCTGTAGAATTTCCTGTATGCAATGTGTCATGttgtatgcatatatatttatgtggagtcttctgtttttgtatttgtttactcACCCCCACCCCTTCCATATGTtccacttatgcccctgatgaagccgTGATAATGGAGAAACATGTAGGGAGTCATAGGTGGATGGTGTTGTGCCTAACTCCCTATGCTGTCCTACTAACGATTAGCTGACAGCTAGCGAACATAACTCGACAGAAGGAGGTTGTGTTCTTTAGGTAAAACTGAATATACTTCCATGTGGAgttgtttattttgtaaaactgCAATACAATCAAATAGACTGAAATTACAATATGCAATTGCATGTggcatttataaacacatttcagaGAAAGAACAGCTAATACTGACATTGAACATACAGTGATGCAATGCACAATAAATCTAACAAATAATATGCAGACTTACAAGCATATATGTATGGAGGGAAGACAGATGAACTTCCTAGAACACTCCTGAGAGGTAAGATGGCTCCTGCAGCCTGAGGGTGAAACTTTATTAACAAACTTTATTAACAAGTGTAAGACACTTCATGGTTCCTTATGAGAGGAGCTAAACTGCAGTTACGCAAATGACCACTAGATGTCTTAACACAATAGTCCTGTGATGGACAGCACACTCCCCGCCTGGCGTAAATATATGCCACTATAATATACCTAAGAATTACTGTAAATTCAATCCGATAACTTTTTACTATGAAAAAGGACAATCAAATCTGAAACAGGTCGGAGATATACTTTAGCAACTCCGTGGTTAATGACTTTAACCTCCACTTTGCGAACTTTCCCATCACCACTGGGAATGGCTTTTACAATAAGACCCATTGGCCATTCATTGCGTTTAGCTTGAGGGTCTTTCAACAAGACAACATGTCCTTCTTGAACATTTGGTTTCTCCTCTTTCCACTTCCTTCTTGTTTGAAGTGATGACAAATACTCTTGCTTCCAACGTTTCCAGAAAGTATCAGCAAGGTTCTGAACTTGCTTCCACTGACACTTGTAAAGATCTTTCAAAGTGAACTCACCAGGTGGTGCTGATATAGGACAAGCTTTCTGAGTCAAAAGCATTCCTGGTGTAAGAACTTCAGGTTTCTCAGGGTCCATTGAAATGTTAACTAATGGTCTAGCATTCATTATGGCCGTAACCTCAGCTAACAAAGTAATCAGCACTTCATGTGACAGTCTAACATTTTTGCCTTGTGCCAACATCGAGTCTAAAATACGTCTGGCTATGCCAATCATCCTCTCCCACACTCCTCCCATATGAGATGAGTGAGGAGCATTGAAGGTCCAAGTGCATCTCTGTTCAAAAAGGTAATTTTGGATCTCAGGATCTTCTGAGTTAATTTGCAGTTCCTTGCAAGCTCCTACAAAGTTTGTTCCATTATCTGATCGGAATTGCTTGACTGGTCCACGGATAGACAAAAATCTTCTTAAAGCATTAATAAAGCTTGAAGATGACATGGATTCAAGCACTTCCAAATGAACTGCTCTGGTACTTAAACAAGTGAACATTACAGCCCATCTTTTGCTCTGAGCAGAATGTCCTCTAGTATAGCGATACATCACGTTCCAAGGCCCGAAGACATCAAGCCCAACATGTGAGAATGGAGGGGCTACAACGTGCCTGTCTGGTGGGAGATCTGACATTTTCTGTTCCTGCACCTTTCCTCTCAACATCCTGCAGATAACACATTTATGAACGATACTGGAGACTAGTTTTCTAGCTCTTGTGATCCATAGGCCTGCCGAACATAATGCACCCTCAGTAAAATGACGACCTTGATGTGCTACCTTCTCATGGTAATGTTTGACTAAGAGGGTGGCTATATGATGGCTGGCTGGAATTATGAGGGGGTGTTTCTCACTCTCGGCCATGTCTGAATTAGACAAACGCCCTCCTACTCTGAGTAATCCCTCTTTGTCAATTATAGGATTCAGACATTTGATCAGGCTTTGATCTGTGACTTTCTTCGTCCTTGACAAAGACTTAATCTCTTCTGAAAACACCTCTTGTTGGACACATTTGACAATGACAGTCTCTGCTTGCAAGTAATCTAAGGGATGGCATAACTTTCTACAGCAATGCCAGCCCTTACATGAATCTTTTTGTGTGTTGCTAGAAAATGACTTGCTGATGTGAATAAGTCTAGTTATGCCTCTCACAAGAGATTTCCAATTTGAAAATCTGAGAAATCTATGTGAGTCTAACTGACGTTCATGTACCTCAGTTGCTAAGGCTGTCACTTCGGGTCTGATCTCACTGTCAGAACCAGGTTCTACGAGGTCAAACGTATTGGCTTCAGGTTGATGACTTGTGACTGAATAATACAAGAAATCTGGACCTGAAAACCAGTTAGTATGTTTAAAGTGGGTTGCTTGAATTGGTCTAGTCCCGTGATCTGCTGGATTTTGAATAGTGGTAACATAATGCCACTGATCTGGACTAGTGGATTTTCTGATGCGATTGATTCTGTTTGAAACATACACATAAAATCTTCTGGAAGTATTATGAATATAACCTAGTACAATTTTACTGTCAGTATAATATTCAACTGCGTCAGGTTCAAAGTCCATTTCTTCAACAATTTGTTCTGCTAACTCAACTGACAAAACTGCTGCACATAGCTCTAAACGTGGCACTGTATGGGCTGGTTTAGGAGCTAGTTTGGATTTTCCCATAATAAAGCCAACATGACATTGACCATCGCTGTCTGTAACCTTGAGATATGCTACAGCTGCTATTGCCATAGTAGAAGCGTCAGAAAAAACACATACCTCCTTTCGCCTTGTAGCTGTAAACAACACTGGCACATAGGGTCTGGGAATGCTGAAACCTTCAAGATGAATCAAATCTTCTGTCCACGTTCTCCATTGAGTCTCTTTGTCTGGAGAGAGTGGGGTATCCCAATCACATTGATCTACTGAAAGCTCTCTAACTAAAGCTTTACCTTGTACAGTGATCGGAGTCGCAAAACCAAGTGGATCATAAAGACTATTCACTGTGGCCAAGATACCTCTCCGTGTGAATGGCTTTACTTCCCTGGACACTTGAAAGGTGAAACTGTCAGTCTGTAGGTTCCAACTTACTCCTAGACTTCGTTGAAGGGGCAAAGGATCAACACCTAGAACAAGGTCTTTTAACTCTTTAGCCCTGTCATCTGCAGGAAATGCTTCCATTACCGCACTTCTATTTGATGCTACCTTGTGCAGTTTGAGATTTGATTCTGCCAGCATGTCTCTGGCCCTCTGCAAGAGACTGATTGCTTCAGCTTCAGTAGGCACAGAAATAAGTCCGTCATCTACATAGAAATTTCTTAAGATAAACTGTTTTACGTCTTTGCCATATTCACTTTCTCCACGCTTCGCTATTTGTCTGAGTCCGTAAGTGGCTATGGCTGGAGAAGGACTATTCCCAAAGACATGTACTTTCATTCTGAACTCTGAAATTTCCTGGCTAAGGTCATTGTCTTGGTACCAAAGGAACCTCAGGTAGTTGCGGTGGTCTTCCCTAACcatgaaacaataaaacatttgctgTACATCAGTAGTCACTGCAACTTGTTCTTTGCGGAAGCGCATGAGTACACCCAACAATGTATTATTCAAATCAGGTCCGCTAAGAAGTACGTCATTCAGTGAGATACCTTGATACTGAGAACTTGAATCAAAAACCACTCTGATCTGCCCTGGTTTTTGAGGGTGATAGACACCGAAGATGGGTAAGTACCAACTTTCCTCATCTGGTTGCAACGGTGGAGCGGGCTCTGCTTGGTCCTGGCTAAAGATCTTTCGCATAAAAGTAACAAAATGCTCTttcatttcaggtttttttctgaatgaatgctgcaaagcaagaagtctCTTCTGAGCTTGCTCTCTATTGTTTGGCAATCTAAGACGTGGTGAACGAAATGGTAGGGGTGCTACCCAATGATTCGTTTCATCGATAAACATCTCTTTTTCAACTATGTCAAGGAACATGTTATCTTCAATTGACGTAGCAGGTTTTTCATCATTTGGAGTTGTAACAAACACATTATGGTCTAAACTGTCCATGCTGTGAGTTGCCGTTTTCACATAGCATAGAGCGGGGTTGAAAGGCCGTTTGCAAGcattaaagttttcttttatttgcataaagcTAGAGCATGGGCTGAATAGCGAAGTGCGTCCACTAGGTAGTACATTTGTCTTGAATGAGTTCACACCCATTGATGGATGAGTTCCTCCTAAACATACTTCTCCAACTATGACCCAACCCAAATCTAAACGCTGTGCATAGGGGGCGTTATGGGGTCCATTGACTTGTTCACGTACTTTGTGAACCCTCAGGATATCCCTTCCTAACAAGAGGAGTATTTGAGCATTAGGGTCAAGTGCAGGAATTTTGTCTGCTAATGATTCCAAATGAGGAAAATGCTGTGTAATCTCAggtgttggtatttctgacctgtcATCAGGTAACATGTCACACTCGATGAGAGTGGGAAGTTCTAACTGTGATTTCCCGTCTATAGACTGAATAGTAAAATTAGATACCCTACGCCCTGTTTTCACCATAGTACCTGAGCACGTTTTTAGAGTGTAGGAAAATGCTTCACCACTAATGTTAAACACAGTAAAGAATTCAGATTTAGCTAATGAACGGTTACTTTGATCATCTAATACTGCATACATGTTTACAGAACAGTCAGGTTTGTTAGAGGGATATACAGTTACTAAACAAATCTTGGAGCAGGATCTGGGCCTTGTCCCTTCTGCACATACCTCTGTACATTTGGATACAACTGTGGATGAAATAGGTTCATTGTCCTCCCCGCCATGCTCTTTGACGGTTACAATAGTCTCTGATGTCCAAGGAGCTGGGCCCGGGTGCAGTGCTGAGATATGCTGGTCACTTTTGCACTCACTACATTTTATATTGGCCTTGCAGTCTTTAGCAAAATGTTTGGTGGATGCACAACATTTAAAGCAgatattattttctttcaaataagcTTTACGTTCGTCGATATGCTTGCTCCTGAATCCACGGCACTTTGACAGTGGGTGAGGTTTTCTATGGATCGGGCATGGACTATCTGGGTCCAAAGATTTCTTTTCAGAGTTAGTAATCTGCACAGCTGAATCCGTGGCTAACACCTCTGTCCTTCTGACCGACACGGAAGGTCTGTTACCATACTTAGCTCCTGTCTTCTCTGTGTGTGCTGGCATCTGGTTGCTGTACGTTGAGAATATGAAGCTTCGGTCGTTTCTGATTTTTGCTTGGTTGACAATAAAGTTGGTGAAGAAACTGAATGGTGGGAAGGGAACGTGATTAACTTCTTTGTACCTAGAACCTTGAGAAATCCACTTATCTTGCAGACTATATGGAAGCTTTTCAATGATCGATTTAACCCCACGAGTTGTATCTAGGTATGCCAGTCCTGGTAAGTAGCCTTCTGTTTTAGCTGCATTCACCTCCAACAATATGTCGCCAAGTTCTCTCAACTTTAGATTGTCTTTGTTAGACATTTTAGGGAAATCGTCCAGTTTTTTCATTAGGGCATTTTCAATTACTTCAGGGCTGCCGTAACAGTCTTCTAGTCTCTGCCACACCATCCTAACCCCAGCTGAAGGGTTATGAACGTGCACCGACCTGATTCTTTGAGCCTGCCGAGATGAATCTGGCCCAAGCCACTTTGTCAGCAAATCTAGCTCTTCTCTGGCTGTGAGGTTGAGATCTCTGGTGATACCTTGGAATGATGTCTTCCATGCCCAATAGTTCTCTGGACGATCGTCAAATGTTAAGAGGCCTGTGCTTACTAATTCTCGACGAATTAGGTATTTCGCTAGATCATTTGACTCTGATGATCCTAAGGGGACATTTCTCACAGAGGGCGTATGATAACCCGGGTCACTTGATGGATACTGAGGATTAGCATAGTCCATGTTTTCTTGAACGCGCACCTTTGAAGCTGGAACATTTTTTGAATCATCATGAGCAGCAGGGGGCGCCTCAGATGTATCTGGAACAGGCTGCTTATATGTTGAGTTATGGAACTGTGGAACTGTGCTGGAGATGGGTTCAATAGAAGGATACTCTGTTTTGACTTGGTCCAAAGTGTGTTTCTGTACATATTCCTGAGTTCTCTGTACTGGATCATGAATTGCTACTTCTGGAACATCGTGGAGCTGATCTCCTTCCAAGCCGAAAGCAGTCTCGTATACTGCAGCCTCTGCCGATGCTGATACTGCTGCCTTTTGAATCTGCAGTATATGCATATTAGCCTCTAACTCCGCTTTCTGTCTGATCATATCGGCTTCTTTTTCGACATATGAGAGCGCTGCGCGTGCTGCTTCAGCTTTTGCTCTTGCTCTGAGGCCTGCAGAGCTTGCAGACGATCTGCTGGAGTGTCCTGAATATCTGGAGCCAGACACGTGGGACCTGGTCTCATAAGTTTGTTGCGAGATGTCCATACTCTTATCTGGATTCATGATGTATGAATTCAAATGCAGCTCTTTATCTTCGCCTGTTACGTATACGTATGCTTTTTTACTATGCTGTCCTACTAACGATTAGCTGACAGCTAGCGAACATAACTCGACAGAAGGAGGTTGTGTTCTTTAGGTAAAACTGAATATACTTCCATGTGGAgttgtttattttgtaaaactgCAATACAATCAAATAGACTGAAATTACAATATGCAATTGCATGTggcatttataaacacatttcagaGAAAGAACAGCTAATACTGACATTGAACATACAGTGATGCAATGCACAATAAATCTAACAAATAATATGCAGACTTACAAGCATATATGTATGGAGGGAAGACAGATGAACTTCCTAGAACACTCCTGAGAGGTAAGATGGCTCCTGCAGCCTGAGGGTGAAACTTTATTAACAAACTTTATTAACAAGTGTAAGACACTTCATGGTTCCTTATGAGAGGAGCTAAACTGCAGTTACGCAAATGACCACTAGATGTCTTAACACAATAGTCCTGTGATGGACAGCACACTCCCACTTGTTCATTATGTGGATAGGCAGGTATTGTTCAGGGAAAAAAACGGAAATAGGACTTCTATGTAGCTATTGTTAGCATGCATATATGTAGTTACTGATGTGagtaaaaaagaaacacaaaaaccATCCACGTTATGCggtttttaaatatatgtattttaaaacaatgtcCGGCAGTGACAAGTCAGTGAGTATGTCTAAGGGTAAAGCATATGGatcatttttttattagcatAATTGATAATAAAGATTACGTTTTAAACTGTTAGAGCATTATGGCGCAATATATCCAACATCTATGGCTGAGCACATCCCAGGGGTTTGAAAGGTTCTGCTTTTGCTTCATTTGacgtataattatatttatattgtaattacaAACCTGTGGATGAGCAGGGGGTGTTGTGATTTTCAGCTCACCTTCTTAGTGAAGGTGCCACATTGTCTGAATTGTGAGAGTCTGGTGGGAACAGTCTATGTGTATTGGTGCATGATCTGAAATTAGTATTTCCTCAATTTTAGCCTCATGTGTATGAAGGAAGAGATCTTTCTGTGTCAGTATGTGTATTGCCTTTCCCTCTCAAGGCATCCAGTAGACTTATATCATTGTTGAGTTATATGTTTCCTGTAATCTGTCCATTGAGATTTGTATGGggtcttgtcctttaaatgtctgGGTAGTGGAGTGAGTTGAACTCTTCTCCCAAAATCAGTTTTAAGGGATGGGGTTTCCACAAGTTTCTGCGTGGGGTGAGTAAAAAAGTCCTGATTTGGGCTGTTGGCTGCATATATGTTGGCTAACGTGTATTTTTGTCTGATATTTCTATACACAGTATTAAATAGTGACCATTTTGGTCTTTGGCCTTTGTTTTTcataaacaagaaaataaaacaaattgagcACATGCAATGACTGAGATTATTGGTAATGGGTTAattacatgtttaaatgattcttagcAGGCTTAAGATATGGTCAGTCAAATAACAGAAAGTTCCCATCAGtggaaaactcaaggtcccgagcatttccATTAATAGATCCTTTACTTGTACTACTCAAAGTACCATGGGGTTTTCAAAGGTGCTGAGCTTAAATTTACTATTGATCGATCTAAATAAACAGGTACCTGATTTCCCAATTCCCATAATCAGATCAAAATGGGCGTCATTTTGAATCTGTGCCACTTGACAGAACTGCCTATGACATGTAACTACACTGTAAATCtctcaacatttttaccagcagttCATATATGGGCTCTCCACAGAGTTGGATTAGCTATCAGCATGTAATAACAACTACCTATCAGGCGAGCAATGACATCAACAACATGAATGATGTTTGCAATGattctgacactgctgcactcaCAGCTTAACTGCCCCCCCCTTCTTATTTCAGATAGTGGTTTAGCCCAACTTCCTTACTGGTGAAGCTCTCTTTCCTAGAGTCCTGGTATTGACTGTGAAGCTTCATCCACCATATGTCTAAGGACACCTTACTGATTGGCTAATCACTTTCCCATCATGCCCTGGAACCAGCTGTGGGAGAAACAGACTAATAGCAAGAGAAGGCAGTAATGGAATAGGATTTTATCTCCCATCAGTCAGCCAGCTCAACATAATGACATTTTCCCAGGTAAGGACACCACCAAATTCCCTTACCTCAGCGGGGTGCATCTTACCATAACGTTAATGGATTAGGGGTGTGCCCTTTGGTTTTAGGTTTGTGCTAGAATCATCTTTAATGTAATCCCCAATTAACTGATTTGGACACTGGGGTCACATTGTGTTGCAACAACAGCTAAAGGCTTTCAGTTGGGCAGCCATGCTAGAGACACACCTACCCCAGACATCCATGTGCAAAATTGATCACACCTACTATGCCCCCTTACATTGtatttgtactaaatcatgttaATTGTGTTATTAAATTGTGTATGGTAGCTTCTCCGGTAAGACAAGCTGGAATCAGTAAgactttagagcagggctttcaaacctgcagattgtagctaTATTTGAACTAAAAAGTGACCGTTGGAAAGTGGCAGTTAAATAATTGTCCACTGCAGCTTTAGATGAGAGGCAGGTGCAGGACAGACTTACTAGGGGTAAATAAGAGGAAATTAcattgcatttgtactaaatcatATTTTAATCCCATTTTAAGTGTATAtagtaactttttcagtaagacaagctggaatcagtaacactttagagcagggctttcaaacctgcagattgtagctaTATTTGAACTAAAAAGTGACAGTTGGAAAGTGGCAGTTAAATAATTGTCCACTGCAGCTTTAGATGAGAGGCAGGTGCAGGACAGATTTACTAGGGGTACATATGAGAGGAAATGAcattgcatttgtactaaatcatATTTTAATCCCATTTTAAGTGTATAtagtaactttttcagtaaggcaagctggaatcagtaagactttagagcagggctttcaaacttgcagattGTAGCTATAGTTGAACTAAAAAGTGACCGTTGGAAAGTGACAGTTAAATGATTGTCCACTGCAGATTGTAGCTATATTTGAACTATAAAAGTGACCGTTGGAAAGTGACAGTTAAATAATTGTCCACTGCAGCTTTAGATGAGAGGCAGGTGCAGGACAGATTTACTAGGGGTACATATGAGAGGATATGAcattgcatttgtactaaatcatATTTTAATCCCATTTTAAGTGTATAtagtaactttttcagtaaggcaagctggaatcagtaagactttagagcagggctttcaaacttgcagattGTAGCTATAGTTGAGTTAAAAAGCGACCGTTGGAAAGTGACAGTTAAATGATTGTCCACTGCAGATTGTAGCTATATTTGAACTACAAAGTGAACG
This is a stretch of genomic DNA from Xenopus laevis strain J_2021 chromosome 6S, Xenopus_laevis_v10.1, whole genome shotgun sequence. It encodes these proteins:
- the LOC121395027 gene encoding uncharacterized protein LOC121395027, whose protein sequence is MNPDKSMDISQQTYETRSHVSGSRYSGHSSRSSASSAGLRARAKAEAARAALSYVEKEADMIRQKAELEANMHILQIQKAAVSASAEAAVYETAFGLEGDQLHDVPEVAIHDPVQRTQEYVQKHTLDQVKTEYPSIEPISSTVPQFHNSTYKQPVPDTSEAPPAAHDDSKNVPASKVRVQENMDYANPQYPSSDPGYHTPSVRNVPLGSSESNDLAKYLIRRELVSTGLLTFDDRPENYWAWKTSFQGITRDLNLTAREELDLLTKWLGPDSSRQAQRIRSVHVHNPSAGVRMVWQRLEDCYGSPEVIENALMKKLDDFPKMSNKDNLKLRELGDILLEVNAAKTEGYLPGLAYLDTTRGVKSIIEKLPYSLQDKWISQGSRYKEVNHVPFPPFSFFTNFIVNQAKIRNDRSFIFSTYSNQMPAHTEKTGAKYGNRPSVSVRRTEVLATDSAVQITNSEKKSLDPDSPCPIHRKPHPLSKCRGFRSKHIDERKAYLKENNICFKCCASTKHFAKDCKANIKCSECKSDQHISALHPGPAPWTSETIVTVKEHGGEDNEPISSTVVSKCTEVCAEGTRPRSCSKICLVTVYPSNKPDCSVNMYAVLDDQSNRSLAKSEFFTVFNISGEAFSYTLKTCSGTMVKTGRRVSNFTIQSIDGKSQLELPTLIECDMLPDDRSEIPTPEITQHFPHLESLADKIPALDPNAQILLLLGRDILRVHKVREQVNGPHNAPYAQRLDLGWVIVGEVCLGGTHPSMGVNSFKTNVLPSGRTSLFSPCSSFMQIKENFNACKRPFNPALCYVKTATHSMDSLDHNVFVTTPNDEKPATSIEDNMFLDIVEKEMFIDETNHWVAPLPFRSPRLRLPNNREQAQKRLLALQHSFRKKPEMKEHFVTFMRKIFSQDQAEPAPPLQPDEESWYLPIFGVYHPQKPGQIRVVFDSSSQYQGISLNDVLLSGPDLNNTLLGVLMRFRKEQVAVTTDVQQMFYCFMVREDHRNYLRFLWYQDNDLSQEISEFRMKVHVFGNSPSPAIATYGLRQIAKRGESEYGKDVKQFILRNFYVDDGLISVPTEAEAISLLQRARDMLAESNLKLHKVASNRSAVMEAFPADDRAKELKDLVLGVDPLPLQRSLGVSWNLQTDSFTFQVSREVKPFTRRGILATVNSLYDPLGFATPITVQGKALVRELSVDQCDWDTPLSPDKETQWRTWTEDLIHLEGFSIPRPYVPVLFTATRRKEVCVFSDASTMAIAAVAYLKVTDSDGQCHVGFIMGKSKLAPKPAHTVPRLELCAAVLSVELAEQIVEEMDFEPDAVEYYTDSKIVLGYIHNTSRRFYVYVSNRINRIRKSTSPDQWHYVTTIQNPADHGTRPIQATHFKHTNWFSGPDFLYYSVTSHQPEANTFDLVEPGSDSEIRPEVTALATEVHERQLDSHRFLRFSNWKSLVRGITRLIHISKSFSSNTQKDSCKGWHCCRKLCHPLDYLQAETVIVKCVQQEVFSEEIKSLSRTKKVTDQSLIKCLNPIIDKEGLLRVGGRLSNSDMAESEKHPLIIPASHHIATLLVKHYHEKVAHQGRHFTEGALCSAGLWITRARKLVSSIVHKCVICRMLRGKVQEQKMSDLPPDRHVVAPPFSHVGLDVFGPWNVMYRYTRGHSAQSKRWAVMFTCLSTRAVHLEVLESMSSSSFINALRRFLSIRGPVKQFRSDNGTNFVGACKELQINSEDPEIQNYLFEQRCTWTFNAPHSSHMGGVWERMIGIARRILDSMLAQGKNVRLSHEVLITLLAEVTAIMNARPLVNISMDPEKPEVLTPGMLLTQKACPISAPPGEFTLKDLYKCQWKQVQNLADTFWKRWKQEYLSSLQTRRKWKEEKPNVQEGHVVLLKDPQAKRNEWPMGLIVKAIPSGDGKVRKVEVKVINHGVAKVYLRPVSDLIVLFHSKKLSD